The Geotrypetes seraphini chromosome 2, aGeoSer1.1, whole genome shotgun sequence genome contains the following window.
agtacatgcaaatgatttgtctCCTGTGTGAATCTTTTGGTGACATTTTAAACTTGAAAGATGAGTGAAGCTTTTACTACaatcagtacatgtaaatggtttatctcctgtgtggatcctctggtgaatttttagctcCGAAAGGGTAATAAAGcctttattacactcagtacatataaatggtttgtaccctgtgtggatcatctgATGTCTTTTAAGacctgaaagctgagtgaagcttttattacacgcagtacatgtaaatggtttgtctcccgtGTGCATCCTCTGGTGACTTTTTAAACCTGAActatgagtgaagcttttattacactcagcacagataaatggtttgtaccctgtatgAGTCCTCTGGTGACTTTTAAGacttgaaagctgagtgaaatttttattacactcaatacatgcaaatggtttgtaccctgagTGGATCATTTGGTGGCTCTTTAGacttgaaagctgagtgaagcttttattacactcaatacaggtaaatggtttgtctccggTGTGGGTCATTTGATGATGTATTAGAAAGGGAAGCCTATAGAAGCTTATATTACACTCAGTATACATAGCTTGAGCCTCTTCAGTGTGACTTTGTTTGTGTATTTCAAGCTCTGAAAACAAGGGGAAGCTCTTATCACACTTATTACAACGAAATCTGAAGCCCCTATTAAATATAGTACCTGCAAATTCTTTCTGGTATATTTCAGAAGTTATTTGATCACTATGATTTGTTAGGTGTCTCTGGTGCTCAGGGAGTTTAGAGAGATCCCTGTCATTTCTCTCAGAGTTAGGGACTCCTTCCAGTGAGTCTTCTGCAGAGTCCGTCTGCTCTTCTGAATGCTGCCGACAATTCCTTGTGTCCCTTTTAGCTCTCTGGGAAGTATTAGCACAGTCATTTCCCGATTGTCTTTGGATCTGTCCCATTTCTAGACCATCTTCTCCTTGATTCTTTTCGTTCTCCCTTTCTTGTTTGAGTTCCTGCTCTGATAGTTAGAAACAGAAGGTATTAATGATGTGTTAGAAGGCAGCAAGGTTTCTAAGATATTACCTGTGTACAACACTAGCCAACAGAATTTTTGTTTCCATTATGAGATTGGCATGCAAACATGTTATGTTATATGATCTTACATACCACCAAATCCTTACAAAGCAGAGTTCAAGGCAGGTTACAAACAGTATTATCACTATACATAATTATACAATGTAAATCAAAAAAATGCTCGAGAacctgaataaacccatgtaaaccgttctgagctcttctgagagaatggtatagaaaattgaataaataaaattggaTCAAGGTCCCAGCAGAACCTTCCAAAACAGTGGATTACAATCGGTATTTTTGTTTTATCAAAATAGTCATTAAAAACTCCCATTCCCAGAAATGACATCAAGATTCTTCTAGAACAATATGACGTCATTTATCCCTAtgtttatttctttcttcttGGAGAAATTGATGAATGGCTGGTTATTGCATGGTTCGTCTTTGCTCCTTCAGAAAGAACTCAACAGAAATGTAGAAAAAGTGTCAATAGGATTAATACAATCCTGGGACAATTTCAGATCAATCATCGGGTCATGTATTGACTAGTACTTTtataagaaaaacattttaaaaaagggCTAAATGATGTCATAATACATTTAAATTGAACAGCATTAATTTATTGATGATATCATGTTGATGTACACATGTGATCACTATATTCAGGTGAatttctaaaaaatatttttttatagaaaaaTGTTGATATTATTGTGATCAGCACCCAaatatctgtaaaaaaaaaaaaaccaccaacaaCCCCAATCCCATTCTGGAAATATAAGTCTTATTATCCAGCGTTGTATATTGGatgtacagcagtgtttctcaacttcttcaagccaagtaccccctagtctaacaaatatcaacagagTACCCCCGCCTAGGTTCTGCCCTGACCCCAcacccattataatagtactaattgtaaggtaatttcttccatccatttttcaaatattcacaatataatcttaatacattatggtaaccaaaaaataaaaaaaaaaaccacaaagtacactgtgcgcaaagaaaatgttaattatcatttatattccagtgttctccccagaaattttttccagccgggtggcatgaaaaagtagccgggtggggtgggatggggaaaattaaccccctcttttactaaggtgcgctagtatttttagtgcacgcaaacccctgcgctaagcgggaaaactaaagccagctcaatgaggccattagcgtctagtgcatatGGTAATTTTGCgagcgctaagcgcacgctaaaaccactatcgcaacttagtaaaaggagccctaaatgtgtactattttttattagttagtttattattattttctaatgCTCAATgacttctttttttaaggtttgacacttgtgccagaatatttttactaaatttaagaagtatccaattctagaatggaataattagatatttgccctctttcaaatggtatagaggtttaaaaaagggaaagacgttaatgaagtcattaggttcaatctagccatttatttctgcactagtcgttaagcccgttacattaacgggtgctagaatttatgtctgtctgtatttttctttctgtctctttcctccctccatttccctgtgtagcgctgtctctgctttcttcctcagtctgcactctcaagttgtaacattactgcttagctttttctccctgcaagcatctctgctctctttctcatccccagtctctttgctatttttctcttcttgcaggggtctctgctctcctttctctatatgttccagattcctgcaaacttctgttttctctgtatgctcttgatcctgtgtttccctgtaggtgtcttttcccttttttttttttttattccttcttcatgtatggttgatttattaaaagtttttttatttttcctatttgttgcatgcctgtctccttggccgctgtatgtttctaattttttgctttgtgtgtttgtttgtgtttttttgctgattgtctacttggtcgctgtcagtctgtctgtctcattggctgctgtatgtctgtatgcctttttttcagtctaactccttggccactgtatatCTGGaagatttttttcctgaatttatccttgggcattgtaatttttatttttttctgtttatctccttggctgtttgtatttttttgctgtctctctgtctgtctacttggacgctgtatgtaagtatgtctgtctccttggctgctgtatgtctgtttgtcattttttttcctgtgtctctctctccttgtcctctgtgttttgttatttttttcaatctgtctctttagccccctgtccttctgtgagtgtctgtgtcactctctctccttgtcctctgtgttttgttatttttttcaatctgtgtctttagccccctgtccttctgtgagtgtctgtgtcactctctctccttgtcctctgtgttttgttatttttttcaatctgtctctttagccccctgtccttctgtgagtgtctgtgtcactctctctccttgtcctctgtgttttgttatttttttcaatctgtgtctttagccccctgtccttctgtgagtgtctgtgtcactctctctccttgtcctctgtgttttgttatttttttcaatctgtctctttagccccctgtccttctgtgagtgtctgtgtcactctctctccttgtcctctgtgttttgttattttttcaatctgtgtctttagccccctgtccttctgtgactgtctgtgtgtctctctctacttgtcctctgtgttttgttattttttcaatctgtgtctttagccccctgtccttctgtgagtgtctgtgtcactctctctccttgtcctctgtgttttgttatttttttcaatctgtgtctttagccccctgtccttctgtgagtgtctgtgtcactctctctccttgtcctctgtgttttgttatttttttcaatctgtgtctttagccccctgtccttctgtgagtgtctgtgtcactctctctccttgtcctctgtgttttgttatttttttcaatctgtctctttagccccctgtccttctgtgagtgtctgtgtcactctctctccttgtcctctgtgttttgttattttttcaatctgtgtctttagccccctgtccttctgtgactgtctgtgtgtctctctctacttgtcctctgtgttttgttattttttcaatctgtgtctttagccccctgtccttctgtgagtgtctgtgtcactctctctccttgtcctctgtgttttgttatttttttcaatctgtctctttagccccctgtccttctgtgactgtctgtgtgtctctctctacttgtgcactgtttgtttgtttttttcaatctctctttagctcctgatcccctctcactgacccttgcgcgactgcatgtaattccggttaggtttccatggcaaccctgctcgcgggtctgtgagtgtagggccgttttgtcgggtctggcggcgccgggttgggaagagtcctggctccttttttgctttgggcccgtgcagaggggctcaacagcgcacaaccacctttccttccctccctccatcaggtgcagtgcagctccaccaatgttaaaagcagccgcgtcgaaatcggagccctgccactgccgtagcactttcccctctgccttggtcccgccccttctctgacatatgggaccgcggcagagggaacgtgttacggtggcggcagggctccaatttcaaagcagctgcttttaacataggcggagctgaattgtacctgatggaggaagggaaggaacggtggggcaaatttggtcaacggcaggaattgtttggcggaccaaaCACTGTGAAAcagtgaggaaggccgccgcagcctcgcagctaggtagggggacaacaatggcgcttatgctcaagcccccgccgcagctcctctctcgatcctggtgcggttcgagagaggattcgtggtggcggcttgagcataagcgcaattgttgtccaagttgccgagtttggtgacgtaaacccgcacatgcgcactaaaaaaaaacgcgacggatcagggaacacgttttttttagtgcgcatgcgcgtcctaccattttattatattagatgaatttaaacaactaaaaaaaaaaaaaaaagaaaaatatagctcatccagtcatacaagaaatggctctacagcaggggtgccaacgcttttttggcttgcgagctacttttaaaatgaccaaatcaaaatgatctaccaacaattaaattttaaaaaacacaaagcacactgtacgcagagaaaatgtcagtaaggaaggagggagggggcacaaactcgggatacagaaggaaggggcatgaacttgggacaaagaaaggaaggagggttggagcatgaacttgggacacagaatggagagagggacatattgggacacagaaggaagagaggggacaCAAACTTAAGACCAAAGTctgtaaggaaggagggagggggaacaaacttgggatacagaaggaaggaagggatacagaaggaagggagggaaggggcatgaacttgggacataggatggaaggatagaaggaaagagatgctgaggtggaggagggaatagaaggggaaaattgttgagcatgggtgtgagggaaaaagatggtgtacatggggaaaggaagaaagaggagaatgttgggcataggaagaaaattgttggacattttggtgagagaggagtaaggtagagagagatgagagggagaaatattggatgtggtgttggagagggaacagtgggccAGATGCAAGAGGGAAGAAAGTTGGacctggtggtggagggaatggaggaagagatgttgcatggttctggagaggggtaatagaaggagaaatgttgggcaggggtaaaagatgctgcacacagtccaggggggatgagagagggagaaatgttggatgtggcagtagaaggagttGGAGCAATATACCCTGGATTCCTCTATCTttctttcctcactccctttacagcaagggaaggaatgagagagagatggtggacatagcatatgggggtggaggagagaggaagaaatgctgtgcaaggtggggaggggtaaaagagtgtgctttgtgtagtttaattttgtggttaccattatgtattattaataagattatattgtgtgtatgtgaaaaatgaatggaagaaatggcatttacaattagtactaatatTAGTATGGTGGCTAGGTCTGGAGTGGAGCCTGGGCAgtgcttttgggccccccaaacaaaaaagcattccactgactATGGATGTTGGACCTAGTGtgggaggagagatggtagacctgctGGGAGGAAGGAGGACGAATGACCACATCCTAGAAATTttggcataattttgcattttcaatttaaaaaatcctTATCTCCAAGATGCAAACCGAGCTATTTTCTACAAATAGCTATTTAAGTTTTTACATACAGGCCCCTTATATtagctttttcactcctttaTATTCATATGGCACTAGTTCACcattttttaagttttctctctctctttttttttttttttgtgcactcAGCATCTTGAACATCCCTGTTTACTGAGTAGACATACAAATTTTGGTTAGAAATGATTCACAATTACTATCCTAACAAGAgctaaacaaactttaaataactttACAGTAACTTCAAATCCTGGGGGGGGAAAAATACCACAGTACTACTGTACCTACACATTTTTTCCAGTGACAAATtgctaaatataaaataatatcaaaacatatcCACAAATGAATTTTGGCCCTTTGTCAACTAGTATTCAGTCATATCAATCATGGAGTTATATGTCACTCACACCCCTATAACGTACAAGGCCAGACCAGTCCACCTGACTTTTACTACGGGCAACCCCCCTCGCACAATGACGTCACGTACTCGAGCTCCCGGAGATTCCATGTTCACTACGATATAGGTGTGGCCTGGCAGGATGTCGTCCATGGTGCTCACAGGGTGGCCCTCGcgcagcaccgacccctgcggcacgGGCATGTGCCTAGTCAACTCTGACAGGAAGGCGTCAAAAGTGGGCACATGCTTGCCATTGATCACCAATTTCCTGCCAACGAAGAAAGGGTCCCCGTTACGGTAGAAGACCTGCATTGGGTAGCCATTGTATATCCTGCGATAACCTGTGCATGATGATGATTCGGAGAACGGGAGAGGGGGAATCGGCGATGAAACAGGTGGTGACCACGTTTTAAGCAGCAAGGTTGCAAGGACAGCGTGGTAGAGACTGCGAGGTCCGATTTGTTCAGTGTCCTGTCCTGTACCATAGGCATCCTGGCTGCAGTGAAGTTTCCGAGCGAGAGAAGGAGAGGCCTCCCTTGCGCCGTGACTTTTTTTTGCGTCATTAcacataggtcagcgacggagggaagcttacaacttgcttcgggccttcctcgttgccgggtcctgccttcgcggaaacagaaagtaggcaggacccggcagcgagaaaggcccgaagcaagttgtaagcttccatccGTCGTTAACCAGTCTCCtgcctgtctcctgccttagcccgtagcgaactcatgcttcggagCTCTAAGGTGtatgtgccggcttcccttctcttctcccccctcccccccggacgtaacttccggtttcggagggaagagaagggaagccggcacgcacaccttagagccccaaagcatgagttcgcatctccaagctggtgagagatggttttttttgggggggaattttttttatgttgagcggcGGCAGAAGCAGGattagatgacagctgggcggtcatctaaattagctgggcggaccgcccggctaaaaagccctggggagaacactgtattcgtttgttatttttcaaagaggtcaaggcaggtgactttaaaatatgcaatgtcacctcagtaacaactatagacaaatagacaaatatagagcaaaatatagacagcagatataaattctcaaacttgagacattttgatcactaaattgaaaataaaatcatttttcctacctttgttgtctggtgatttcatgagtctctg
Protein-coding sequences here:
- the LOC117354700 gene encoding gastrula zinc finger protein XlCGF26.1-like, giving the protein MPAGASAQMQVTFEDVAVSFSEEEWAYLDEEQKKLYREVMEENYHTLISLEQELKQERENEKNQGEDGLEMGQIQRQSGNDCANTSQRAKRDTRNCRQHSEEQTDSAEDSLEGVPNSERNDRDLSKLPEHQRHLTNHSDQITSEIYQKEFAGTIFNRGFRFRCNKCDKSFPLFSELEIHKQSHTEEAQAMYTECNISFYRLPFLIHHQMTHTGDKPFTCIECNKSFTQLSSLKSHQMIHSGYKPFACIECNKNFTQLSSLKSHQRTHTGYKPFICAECNKSFTHSSGLKSHQRMHTGDKPFTCTACNKSFTQLSGLKRHQMIHTGYKPFICTECNKGFITLSELKIHQRIHTGDKPFTCTDCSKSFTHLSSLKCHQKIHTGDKSFACTVCNKSFISLSELKIHQRIHTGYKPYTCNECNKSFTQLSDLKIHQRIHTGDKPYTCTVCNKSFTQHSALKRHQMVHTGYKPFTCTQCNKNFTQLSSLKSHQMVHTGYKPYTCTECNKSFIYHSSLKSHQKNHTGYKPFTCTECNKSFSKFSTLKTHQRIHKREVVYMY